The following DNA comes from Mycolicibacterium aromaticivorans JS19b1 = JCM 16368.
GTTCCGGTTCCGGTGCAGACCCCGGTCCCCGGGATGACGCCCGGCCAATAGGTGATCGTGGCCGTTTGATGCGGCCAATCGTTACCTGCCAGGCGTATACCAAAGGGATAGCGGTCGGCATTCACGCTGGCCAGCCAAACGGAGGAGATCGTCATGGACATGGTTGCAGCGACTGAGTTCCTCGCCCGTTCGACGACGCTGACCAGCGTCGGCTGGATCGGCTACATCATCATCGGCGCGCTGGCGGGCTGGATCGCCGGCAAGATCGTCAAGGGTGGTGGCTCGGGCATCCTGATGAACATCGTCATCGGGATCGTGGGTGCGCTGATCGGCGGATTCCTGCTCAGCTTCTTCCTGAACACCGCCGCGGGCGGGTGGTGGTTCACCCTGTTCACCGCGGTCCTGGGCTCGGTGATCCTGCTGTGGATCGTCGGTATGGTCCGCAAGACCTAATGCGCGCCTGGCGGGTACGTCGGCCCGGGCCGATGCGCACTCACCCGCTGGAGTTGGACAGTGCCGCAGCCGTTCCGCGGCCCGCCTCCGGCGAACTGCTGGTGGCCGTGCTGGCTTGCGGCGTCTGCCGCACCGATCTGCACGTCACCGAGGGCGACCTGCCCGTGCACCGCCCGCATGTCACACCCGGGCACGAGGTGGTCGGTGAGGTCCTCGAGATCGGATCTGATGTGGGTGCGGAATTCGCCGCCGGCGACCGGGTCGGTATCGCGTGGCTGCGCCACACCTGCGGGGTGTGCCAGTACTGCCGCCGCGGCGCGGAGAACCTGTGCCCGAACTCGCGTTACACGGGGTGGGATGCCGACGGTGGATATGCCGACTTCGCCACTGTGCCAGCTGATTTCGCACATCGACTGCCTGCAGGTTATACCGACAGCGAGCTGGCTCCGCTGTTGTGCGCCGGGATCATCGGCTACCGGTCGCTGCTGCGCGCCGAGCTCCCGCCCGGGGGCCGCCTGGGGCTCTACGGGTTCGGCGGCAGCGCTCACATCACCGCGCAGGTGGCACTGGCGCAGGGCGCCGAGGTTCATGTGATGACGCGCGGCAGTCAAGCGCAGGAGCTGGCGCGGAGTCTGGGGGTGGCGTCCGCGCAGGGAGCGGCCGACCCGCCGCCGGTGCCGCTGGACGCGGCGATCATGTTCGCCCCCGTCGGCGACCTGGTGCTGCCGGCGCTCGAGGCGCTCGATCGCGGCGGGACGCTGGCGATCGCGGGTATTCACCTCAGCGACATCCCGGCCCTGAACTATCAGCGACACCTGTTCCAGGAACGGCAGGTCCGGTCGGTGTCGTCGAACACCCGCGCCGACGCCCGCGAGTTCCTCGCCTTCGCAGGCCGTCACCGCATTGAGGTCACCACGCCGGAATATCCGCTCGGACAGGCAGACCGGGCCCTGACCGACCTGGTCGAAGGTCGGATCGCGGGGGCCGCGGTCCTACTGCCCTGACTCAGAGGGCGGCCAGGACTCCGCGCAGGCCGGCGGCCAGGCTGCCCCGCCCGCTGCGGTACAGCGGACCGGTTCCGTCGGACAGCAGGATCCGCAGCCGGGCCATGCCGCGCGCCCGAACCGGTCGCGGGGCGTGCAGCCGCAGAGTGATGTCGTCGACCACGTCGCGGCAGGTCGCCAACCGCTGCGGGTGCACCGGAATGTGCGACGAGAATGCCGGCCGGTCGCGGTGCAGCTCAGCGAGGGCCTGTCGCAGACTGCGGGCGAGTGCTTCGCGTTCGGAGATCGACGTCAGCCGCGCCATGTGGACCGCCAGCGGGCTGCCGGGCAGTGGTGGGATGCCGTCGTCGACGTCGCGGTCGAGCCGGCCGGCGAACAATCGGGCCCGTAGCCGCGCGGTGACCGTCGCGTCCTGATCTGACGCGGCCGGCGCGGTGGCGTCGAGGCCGCCCGTCAGCCGGGTGTTAATCTCGCCGAAGTTGTCGTGAAATTGGTTGAGCCCCATGGGCGTTTCCTGTTCCGAGCAGGCATCGTTGCCCCACTCTAAATGACCATCCAGAACGGTACACCGGTCATTCATGACCAGTCAAATTGTTTTGATGGTCACGTGTATCTAGACTCGACGCCATGGCCGACTCGCTGACAGATCCCGAGAGCAAGCCGGCGCCCGAGCCACTCGCCCGGATCCAGGCGCTGGTCAACACTGCCGACCTCGAATCCGGCACCGACCGGCTGGCCGGCGCCGGCGACGCCGAGCCCTGGTTGCGATCCCACGGCCTGCTGCCGGCCGACGGCACCGCCACGCCGCAGGAATTGGACGAGATCCGTGCGGTGCGGGAAGCTCTGCGCGCACTGCTGGTGCGCAATGCGGGCGGTCCCGCGCCGACCCCTGACGACCTGCGCCCGCTGAGCCGGATCACCGACACCGCCACCGCGCGGGTCCACCTCGGTCCCGACGGCGGGCTCGATGTAGCCGCCGACGCCGATTCCCTGGCGGGGCGGCTGCTATCGCTGCTGCTGATCGTCTCGGATGCCCAGCGCGACGGGACCTGGGCGCAGCTGAAGGCGTGCGGCAACGCGAACTGCCGGTGGGCGTTCTACGACCGCTCTCGAAACCATGGTGGTACGTGGTGCGATATGGCCACCTGCGGCAACAAGCTCAAGAACCGGGAGTTCCGCGCACGGCGCAGCCGAACCTCAGGTTGACAGGTGCCACACCAGCGCGGCGGCCAGCGCGCCGAGGCCGTTGAGTGACCAGTGCAGTGCGATCGGCGCGATCAGGCTGCCGCTGCGCCGGCGCAGCCAGGTGAACACGAACCCGGCCGCGCCGGTGGCGAGCACCGCCATCACCACCCCGGCGAGCATGCCCAGGAACCCGCCGCCGAACAGCCGGGTGAAACCGACGTTGCTGCTGGTCAAGCCCAGTGAACTGGCGACGTGCCACAGCCCGAACAGCAACGACCCCGCAGCGGCCACGCCGCGAAACCCCCAGGCCCGGTCGAGTGCGCCGTGGAGCACACCCCGGAAGGCCAGCTCCTCGGGGATGACGGTCTGCAGCGGAATGATGATCATCGAGGCGACCAGAGCGCCGGACAGCGTCGCGTAGTGGTTGTTGAGGAACATCGGGCGGGTCCAGGGGAGCAGCGCGCCGACGGCGATCACGGTCAGCACCAGCAGCACCGCGCCCAGCGCGTAGAGCGCGCCGGATTTCCAGTGCTCGCGGCTTAATCCCAGCTCGGCCCAGCCCAATCCACGGGAACGCACCAGCACCAGCAAGCCGGCGGCAGCGGCGGGCACCACAGCGATGTTGGCCCACGGTGTGGTGAAGTGGGCGAGCAGGTTGCTCATGGCGAGCACGACGACGACGACGCCGATATCGACGTAGACGCGGAAGTGGTGCAGGGCGGCCAGCTGCAACGCGTGCGGATGGGGCGGCGCGGCCACCGCGCTGTGCTCAGACATAACCCGCTCGAGTGTACCCGCGCTCAGCAGCGCCCCAGCAAAGTTCTACTCGTTGTCCCCGCCGGTCGCTGCGGTGGCGTCGACCACCGCACTGGTCTGCTCGCCGCGCGCATCCGGCCACACCCAGTCGCGCACTTCGGGGATGTCGTCGCCATGGGTACGGGTGTATTCGCGGGCGGCGAGCCGCTTGTCGACCATCTGCTGACGCAGCGTGGCGCAACTCGACTGCAGGTGCGGCACTCGGTCGATGACGTCGATGACGAGGTGGTAGCGGTCCAGGTCGTTGAGCATCACCATGTCGAACGGTGTCGTGGTGGTGCCCTCTTCCTTATAGCCGCGAACATGGATGCGGCTGTCGTTGCTGCGGCGGTAGGTCAGTCGGTGGATCAGCCACGGGTAGCCGTGATAGGCGAAGATCACCGGCTTGTCCGCGGTGAACACCCCGTCGAACGCCCGGCTCGACAGCCCGTGCGGATGTTCGGTGTCATCCTGTAGCCGCATCAGGTCGACGACATTGACGAACCGGACCCGCAACTCCGGCAGGTGCTGGCGCAGCAGGTCGACGGCGGCCAGCGCCTCCAGCGTCGGGACGTCACCGGCGGCCGCGATCACCACGTCGGGATCTTCCCCGATCGTCTCGTTGCCGGCCCACTCCCAGATGCCGAGGCCGCGGGTGCAGTGCGCGATCGCCTCCTCCATCGTGAGGAAGTTGGGATGTGGCTGCTTGCCTGCGACGACGACGTTGACGTACTGGCGCGATCGCAAACAGTGGTCGTAGGTGGACAGCAGGGTGTTGGCGTCCGGGGGCAGGTACACCCGCACCACTTCGGCGCGCTTGTTGACGACGTGGTCGATGAACCCCGGGTCCTGATGGCTGAAGCCGTTGTGGTCTTGGCGCCAAACATGGCTGGACAGAAGGTAATTGAGGCTGGCGATCGGTCGGCGCCACGGGATGTGGTTGGTCACCTTCAGCCATTTGGCGTGCTGATTGAACATCGAGTCGATGATGTGGATGAACGCCTCGTAGCAATTGAACAATCCGTGCCTGCCGGTCAGCAGGTAACCCTCCAGCCAGCCCTGGCACTGATGCTCGGAGAGCATCTCCATCACCCGCCCTGCGCGGGCCAGGTGTTCGTCGACCTCGGGTCCGAGTAGTTCGGCACTCCACTGTTTGTCGGTCACCTCGAAGACCGCCTGCAACCGGTTGGACGCGGTCTCGTCGGGCCCGAAGATCCGGAAGTTGTCCGGGTTGAGCCGGATCACCTCGGTCAGCCACTGGCCGAGCACCCGGGTGGCCTCGGCGACCGTGGCGCCCGGCGCGGGCACGTCCACCCCGAACGTCCGAAAGTCGGGCAGCCGAAGGTCTTTGAGTAACAAGCCGCCATTGGTGTGCGGGTTGTCGCTCATCCGCAGCTGACCCTCCGGTGCCAGCGCGGCGATGTGCGGGTCCAGCGTGCCGTCGGCGTCGAAGAGTTCCTCGGCGCGGTAGGACGCCAGCCAGTCGGCCAGCACCTGCAGATGCTCGGGGGTGTCCCGCGCGCTGGCCAGCGGGACCTGGTGCGCGCGCCACGATCCGGTGGTCTTCTTGCCGTCGATGTAGGCCGGGCCGGTCCAGCCCTTGGGGGTGCGGAACACGATCATCGGCCAGGCCGGCCTCTCGTCCGAGGGCGAGGCCTTGATCTCGGCGATCCGGTCCAGCACCTCATCGAGCAGTGCGGCGAACCGCCGATGCGCATCGGCGTGGTCTGCCGCGGCGTCCTCGGTCACCTCGAAGAAGTACGGCTCGTGGCCGAATCCGACCATGAGACTGCGTAATTCGTCGTCCGGGATGCGCGCCAACACCGTGGGATTGGCGATCTTGTATCCGTTGAGGTGCAGGATCGGCAGCACCACGCCGTCGCGGGCGGTGTTGAGGAACTTGTTGGAATGCCAGCTGGTGGCCAGCGCACCGGTCTCGGCCTCGCCATCGCCGACCACCGCGACCACCAGCAGGTCCGGATTGTCGAAGGCCGCTCCGTAGGCATGCGACAGCGCGTAGCCGAGTTCTCCGCCCTCGTGGATCGACCCGGGGGTTTCGGGGGCGACGTGGGATGGGATGCCGCCGGGAAAGGAGAACTGGCGAAACAGTCGGCGCAGGCCCTCGGCGTCCCGGGTGATGTCGGGGTAGGTCTCGGTGTAGGTGCCGTCCAGGTAGGCATTGGCCACCAGGCCGGGGCCGCCGTGACCGGGTCCGGTGACGTACACCGTCGATTGCTCGCGCGCCTTGATCGCGCGGTTGAGATGCGCGTAGAGGAAGTTCAGGCCCGGGGTGGTACCCCAGTGACCGAGCAGCCTGGGCTTGACGTCCTGGCGGCTCAGCGGAGTACGCAGCAGCGGATTGTCCAACAAGTAGATCTGTCCGACCGAGAGGTAATTGGCTGCACGCCACCAGCCGTCGAGTTGGTCGATGGTCTCCTCGCTTATCGAGTCCATGAGTCCATCAAACCCTGATCGCGGCGACCGCGCTGCCGGGGCACCGATTGTTCACTACTACGCTGTCCGACGTGCTCGGCTTGGCGATGGACTCGTGACCGCTCCCGCATTGCTCGCCGGCGTGCGCGTGCTAGACCTGTGCGACCAGACCGGCGACCCGGTCACCCGGCTGCTTGCCGACCTCGGCGCCGACGTCATCAAGGTCGAGGCGCCGGCAGGCAGCCCCGCCCGCCGGGCGCTGCCCACCCTCGACGGCGTCAGCCTCCCGTTCGCACTCCACAACGCGAACAAGCGCAGCCTGGTGCTCGATCCCGCCGCCGACGCCGACCGGCGCCGGTTCATCGAGCTGGCCGGCGAGGCCGACATCCTCGTCGACAGCGGCACCCCCGGTCTGGTGGCGGCGTTCGGCACATCCTGCGCAGCACTGGCCGACCAGTTCGGCCAGCTGGTCGCGATGACGGTCACCGACTTCGGCGCCGAAGGCCCGCGGGCATCGTGGCGGGCCAGCGACGCGGTGCTCTATGCGATGTCCACCGCGCTGTCCCGGTCGGGACCCATGACGGGCACGCCGGTGCTGCCCCCGGACGGTATCGCCTCGACCACCGCCGCCGTGCAGGCGGCGTGGGCGGTGCTGGTGGCGTATTTCAACCGGTTGCGCTGCAGGACAGGCGATTACATCGACTTCTCCCGGTTCGACGCGGTGGTGCTGACATTGGATCCGCCGTTCGGGACGCAGGGTCAGGCCGCGACCGCCCGCAACGCGGCCGAACGCTGGCGCGGCAGGCCGCGAAATCAGGATTCGTATCCGATCTTCGCGTGCCGCGACGGCTACGTGCGGATCTGTGTGCTGGCACCCCGGCAGTGGCGCGGCATGCGGGCATGGCTGGGGGAGCCCGAACAGTTCCAGGACCCGATCTTCGACTCGATTGCCGCCCGCACCAAAGCCTTCGGTGAGCTCGGCCAGTTGATGGCCGCGCTGTTCGCCGATAAGACGATGGCCCAGCTGGTTGCCGAGGGGCAGGCGCACGGTGTACCGATCGCCGCGGTGCTGACTCCGTCGCAAGCGCTGGAGTCCGAGCATCTCACCGAGGTTGGGGCGCTGCTGGACACCGAGTTGGCGCCGGGTGTGACGGCTCGGGTGCCTGCCGGCTACTGGGTGGTCGACGGCAGCCACGCCGGATACCGCGCACCGGCGCCCGCGCTTGACGGCAGCGATACACGTTGGTCCTCAGCGCAATTCGCTCCCGACGCCATCCAGGAGGTGGGTAGCCGGCCGCTGGCCGGGGTTCGCGTACTGGATCTCGGTGTGATCGTCGCAGGCGGTGAGCTCAGCCGGCTGTTCGGCGACCTCGGCGCCGAGGTGATCAAAATCGAGAGCGCCGGCTACCCCGACGGCTTGCGCCAGAAGCGTCCCGATCAACAGATCAGCGAGTCGTTCGCCCGCGCGCATCGCAACCAGCTCGGCCTGGGCTTGGAGTTGCGCAGCCCCGAAGGCGCCGAGATATTCGGCCGGCTGGTGGCGGCCTCCGATGCGGTGTTCGCCAACTTCAAGCCGGGAACACTGGCCGCACTTGGCTTTTCCCCCGAACGACTGCGGGAGCTCAATCCTGGCCTGGTGCTGGCCGAAAGCAGCGCATTCGGTGACACTGGACCGTGGAGCAAACGCCTGGGGTACGGCCCGCTGGTGCGCGCGACGATCGGCGTGACCCGGCTCTGGACATCACAGGAGCCGCCCGCGCCCACCGCGCGGCATGCGTTCTACGACGCGACGACGATCTTCCCCGACCATGTCGTCGGACGGATCAGTGCCATCGGGGCGCTGGCCGGACTGATCCGCCGCGAGCGGGACGGCGTCGGCGCCCGGACCCACGTGTCGCAGGCCGAGGCCGCGATCAACCAACTCGACACGCTCTACGTCACGCTGGCCGCCGCCGCAGCAGGAGCCGGGAACATCGAGCCGGACCCCGCCACGCATCTGGTGCTTGCGTGCGCCGGGGATGACGAATGGTGCGTGGTGTCCATTCGGTCCGATGCCGACCGCGAGGCGGTGGCCACCGTCATCGGCAACACGGAATTAGCCGACTGGACCAGGCAGCGCTCGCCGCTGCATGCCGCCGAGGCGCTGCAGGCCGCCGGGGTGCCCGCCGGCCCGATGAACCGGGTCGCCGACCTGGCCGACGACCCGCAGCTGACGTTGCGAAAAGTGTTCAGCGACATGATCCATCCGTTGCTCGGGCATCCGCTGCAGACCGAGGCCGGCCCGGCGCCCTACCGCCACATCCCGCCCGCGCCGCAGCGCCCCGCACCGCTGCCCGGCGCGGACACCCGCCAGATCTGTAGCGACGTGCTGAACATGACGGCCGCCGAGATCGACCAGCTGATCGCCGACGGCGTGC
Coding sequences within:
- a CDS encoding GlsB/YeaQ/YmgE family stress response membrane protein — its product is MDMVAATEFLARSTTLTSVGWIGYIIIGALAGWIAGKIVKGGGSGILMNIVIGIVGALIGGFLLSFFLNTAAGGWWFTLFTAVLGSVILLWIVGMVRKT
- a CDS encoding zinc-binding alcohol dehydrogenase family protein yields the protein MRAWRVRRPGPMRTHPLELDSAAAVPRPASGELLVAVLACGVCRTDLHVTEGDLPVHRPHVTPGHEVVGEVLEIGSDVGAEFAAGDRVGIAWLRHTCGVCQYCRRGAENLCPNSRYTGWDADGGYADFATVPADFAHRLPAGYTDSELAPLLCAGIIGYRSLLRAELPPGGRLGLYGFGGSAHITAQVALAQGAEVHVMTRGSQAQELARSLGVASAQGAADPPPVPLDAAIMFAPVGDLVLPALEALDRGGTLAIAGIHLSDIPALNYQRHLFQERQVRSVSSNTRADAREFLAFAGRHRIEVTTPEYPLGQADRALTDLVEGRIAGAAVLLP
- a CDS encoding CGNR zinc finger domain-containing protein, which gives rise to MADSLTDPESKPAPEPLARIQALVNTADLESGTDRLAGAGDAEPWLRSHGLLPADGTATPQELDEIRAVREALRALLVRNAGGPAPTPDDLRPLSRITDTATARVHLGPDGGLDVAADADSLAGRLLSLLLIVSDAQRDGTWAQLKACGNANCRWAFYDRSRNHGGTWCDMATCGNKLKNREFRARRSRTSG
- a CDS encoding CPBP family intramembrane glutamic endopeptidase, which produces MSEHSAVAAPPHPHALQLAALHHFRVYVDIGVVVVVLAMSNLLAHFTTPWANIAVVPAAAAGLLVLVRSRGLGWAELGLSREHWKSGALYALGAVLLVLTVIAVGALLPWTRPMFLNNHYATLSGALVASMIIIPLQTVIPEELAFRGVLHGALDRAWGFRGVAAAGSLLFGLWHVASSLGLTSSNVGFTRLFGGGFLGMLAGVVMAVLATGAAGFVFTWLRRRSGSLIAPIALHWSLNGLGALAAALVWHLST
- a CDS encoding phosphoketolase, translated to MDSISEETIDQLDGWWRAANYLSVGQIYLLDNPLLRTPLSRQDVKPRLLGHWGTTPGLNFLYAHLNRAIKAREQSTVYVTGPGHGGPGLVANAYLDGTYTETYPDITRDAEGLRRLFRQFSFPGGIPSHVAPETPGSIHEGGELGYALSHAYGAAFDNPDLLVVAVVGDGEAETGALATSWHSNKFLNTARDGVVLPILHLNGYKIANPTVLARIPDDELRSLMVGFGHEPYFFEVTEDAAADHADAHRRFAALLDEVLDRIAEIKASPSDERPAWPMIVFRTPKGWTGPAYIDGKKTTGSWRAHQVPLASARDTPEHLQVLADWLASYRAEELFDADGTLDPHIAALAPEGQLRMSDNPHTNGGLLLKDLRLPDFRTFGVDVPAPGATVAEATRVLGQWLTEVIRLNPDNFRIFGPDETASNRLQAVFEVTDKQWSAELLGPEVDEHLARAGRVMEMLSEHQCQGWLEGYLLTGRHGLFNCYEAFIHIIDSMFNQHAKWLKVTNHIPWRRPIASLNYLLSSHVWRQDHNGFSHQDPGFIDHVVNKRAEVVRVYLPPDANTLLSTYDHCLRSRQYVNVVVAGKQPHPNFLTMEEAIAHCTRGLGIWEWAGNETIGEDPDVVIAAAGDVPTLEALAAVDLLRQHLPELRVRFVNVVDLMRLQDDTEHPHGLSSRAFDGVFTADKPVIFAYHGYPWLIHRLTYRRSNDSRIHVRGYKEEGTTTTPFDMVMLNDLDRYHLVIDVIDRVPHLQSSCATLRQQMVDKRLAAREYTRTHGDDIPEVRDWVWPDARGEQTSAVVDATAATGGDNE
- a CDS encoding CaiB/BaiF CoA transferase family protein; the encoded protein is MTAPALLAGVRVLDLCDQTGDPVTRLLADLGADVIKVEAPAGSPARRALPTLDGVSLPFALHNANKRSLVLDPAADADRRRFIELAGEADILVDSGTPGLVAAFGTSCAALADQFGQLVAMTVTDFGAEGPRASWRASDAVLYAMSTALSRSGPMTGTPVLPPDGIASTTAAVQAAWAVLVAYFNRLRCRTGDYIDFSRFDAVVLTLDPPFGTQGQAATARNAAERWRGRPRNQDSYPIFACRDGYVRICVLAPRQWRGMRAWLGEPEQFQDPIFDSIAARTKAFGELGQLMAALFADKTMAQLVAEGQAHGVPIAAVLTPSQALESEHLTEVGALLDTELAPGVTARVPAGYWVVDGSHAGYRAPAPALDGSDTRWSSAQFAPDAIQEVGSRPLAGVRVLDLGVIVAGGELSRLFGDLGAEVIKIESAGYPDGLRQKRPDQQISESFARAHRNQLGLGLELRSPEGAEIFGRLVAASDAVFANFKPGTLAALGFSPERLRELNPGLVLAESSAFGDTGPWSKRLGYGPLVRATIGVTRLWTSQEPPAPTARHAFYDATTIFPDHVVGRISAIGALAGLIRRERDGVGARTHVSQAEAAINQLDTLYVTLAAAAAGAGNIEPDPATHLVLACAGDDEWCVVSIRSDADREAVATVIGNTELADWTRQRSPLHAAEALQAAGVPAGPMNRVADLADDPQLTLRKVFSDMIHPLLGHPLQTEAGPAPYRHIPPAPQRPAPLPGADTRQICSDVLNMTAAEIDQLIADGVLFAAAAETQER